In one Candidatus Nitronereus thalassa genomic region, the following are encoded:
- a CDS encoding glycosyltransferase family 39 protein, with product MAKESESPVVDHPTPTESHSLPFSTQTLHVVFLLIFGVLLLLIGLGDIGLTDRDEGSNAEAAREMLETGDWISPTLNYEPRYAKPAFVYWVISSTYALLGINEFTARLPSALFGLGLLFLQYWFLNRVLGSTIALCGSFILLLNAEFVGLHRMVMTDPELVFFTTLSTYSFWLGFHGEGRQRHFLWLFYIGMAMAMLAKGPVGLIIPLLAVIPYLTLTRQWKSYFSQGHPIVGWVLFLMIATPWYIAMFVIHGADYAAAAHANTTGRFANPMEGHGGTLLFYFPVLLVGFFPWSGFLPVALYQSLKDWKLFRSGQKLAKGEDGLLLFAALWIIGVLIFFTISATRLPHYILPLFPAASLMVAVLWSRCLTEESPSGLKLSVRIILGTGYLLSIALVSLPAIYETFQSKIAQEFPVAEKVGVGYTPLVLGAGVFLTVVIFRHLVGHDTKRPNAFWFLSSAIGIMLLMIVAFALPHYGKYFINPPQELATIAGLNLGPEDTLIQFGRKRPSLVFYSKRKVHFISPGEDELFQPHLEKKGRLMVILQSNHHPRLPHPVSQFTPVLQRYGWILLSSEALIH from the coding sequence ATGGCAAAGGAAAGCGAATCGCCAGTGGTTGATCACCCCACTCCAACCGAATCCCATTCCCTCCCGTTTTCCACACAAACGCTCCATGTTGTTTTTCTTCTCATCTTCGGAGTCTTGCTTTTATTGATCGGGCTTGGCGACATCGGCCTCACCGACCGCGACGAAGGCAGCAATGCCGAAGCCGCACGCGAAATGCTCGAAACTGGAGATTGGATTTCTCCTACCCTCAATTACGAGCCCCGGTATGCTAAACCAGCGTTTGTGTATTGGGTCATCAGTAGCACCTATGCCTTGCTCGGCATCAATGAATTTACTGCGCGCTTGCCATCGGCCCTATTCGGACTCGGCTTACTTTTTCTCCAGTATTGGTTTCTGAATCGAGTATTAGGATCGACCATTGCCCTTTGCGGATCATTCATTCTTTTGCTGAATGCAGAATTCGTCGGTCTGCATCGCATGGTCATGACCGACCCCGAACTCGTATTTTTTACAACCTTGAGCACATATAGTTTTTGGCTGGGCTTTCATGGCGAAGGTCGCCAACGCCATTTTCTCTGGCTGTTTTACATTGGCATGGCCATGGCGATGCTCGCGAAAGGCCCGGTTGGCCTCATTATCCCCTTGCTTGCCGTCATCCCCTATCTCACGCTGACCCGTCAGTGGAAGTCCTATTTTTCCCAAGGCCACCCCATTGTCGGCTGGGTGCTGTTTCTCATGATCGCGACGCCCTGGTACATCGCCATGTTTGTAATCCACGGCGCAGACTACGCCGCTGCCGCTCATGCGAACACGACGGGACGTTTCGCAAATCCCATGGAAGGCCATGGCGGAACCTTGCTATTTTACTTCCCCGTGTTATTGGTGGGATTTTTCCCCTGGAGTGGTTTTCTTCCTGTGGCGCTCTATCAATCGCTGAAGGACTGGAAATTATTCCGATCGGGACAGAAACTCGCCAAAGGAGAAGATGGCCTGCTATTGTTTGCGGCGCTCTGGATCATTGGCGTTTTAATATTTTTTACCATTTCAGCAACGCGACTCCCTCATTATATTCTACCGCTTTTTCCGGCGGCTTCATTGATGGTCGCCGTATTGTGGTCCCGTTGTCTCACAGAAGAATCCCCTTCCGGGCTCAAACTTTCCGTTCGCATTATCCTAGGCACGGGCTACCTGCTCAGCATTGCCTTGGTCTCGCTCCCGGCGATTTACGAAACCTTTCAATCCAAAATCGCCCAGGAATTTCCGGTGGCTGAAAAAGTCGGAGTGGGATATACGCCACTGGTCTTAGGCGCAGGAGTCTTTCTTACCGTGGTCATCTTTCGTCATTTGGTAGGGCACGACACGAAACGACCGAATGCATTTTGGTTTCTTTCCAGTGCCATAGGAATAATGCTCCTTATGATCGTCGCCTTTGCCTTGCCTCACTATGGTAAATATTTCATTAATCCTCCCCAAGAGTTGGCCACCATCGCCGGGCTCAATCTTGGACCAGAAGATACGCTCATTCAATTTGGACGAAAACGTCCATCCTTAGTGTTTTACTCAAAACGCAAGGTCCACTTCATAAGTCCTGGGGAGGATGAACTGTTTCAACCGCATTTAGAAAAAAAGGGCCGCCTGATGGTAATTCTCCAATCCAATCACCACCCCCGACTCCCCCATCCGGTTTCTCAATTTACCCCAGTGCTGCAACGCTATGGTTGGATTCTGCTCTCGAGTGAAGCATTGATTCATTAA
- a CDS encoding lipid-A-disaccharide synthase N-terminal domain-containing protein: MSEFLSDINAYFAGLTFVETVWLGIGFFGQSLFFSRWIIQWISSERKAESQMPLAFWYMSLIGGLIVFAYAVHRRDPVFMVGQGIGSFVYLRNLMLIHGKGKRIASG; encoded by the coding sequence ATGAGCGAATTTCTCTCTGATATCAACGCCTACTTTGCCGGATTGACCTTTGTGGAAACCGTTTGGCTTGGTATTGGATTTTTCGGGCAAAGCCTGTTCTTTTCTCGATGGATTATCCAATGGATTTCTTCCGAGCGTAAAGCCGAAAGCCAAATGCCGTTAGCCTTTTGGTACATGAGTCTCATAGGCGGCCTCATTGTCTTTGCCTATGCTGTCCATCGCCGCGATCCGGTATTTATGGTCGGGCAGGGCATCGGGTCCTTTGTGTACCTTCGCAATTTGATGTTGATTCATGGCAAAGGAAAGCGAATCGCCAGTGGTTGA
- a CDS encoding glycosyltransferase family 2 protein, with translation MTSPPPWISIVIPIKDERDNLHPLTNQLTKVLGELEQSQSAPFEIVYIDDGSTDGSSVLLDEISQQTPEVRVLHLDRNHGQTAAFDAGFRHAKGELIATLDGDLQYDPADLTKLLPLTKDYDLVCGRRQKRLDNLIRQISSRTAYLIRNAVIHDGIHDTGCSLKIFRQSVIKRIALFHNMHRFFPALAKMYGFSVTEVPVQHFPRAHGTSKYGIGNRLFAGLYDLIAVRWMQKRCFRYEIVNHQTKSADPPPSQLQ, from the coding sequence ATGACATCCCCTCCACCCTGGATCTCTATCGTCATTCCCATTAAAGATGAACGGGACAACCTCCATCCCTTAACCAATCAACTCACAAAAGTATTAGGAGAACTGGAGCAGTCGCAGAGCGCCCCTTTTGAAATTGTCTATATCGACGATGGGAGCACGGACGGGAGTTCGGTATTATTAGATGAAATCAGCCAACAGACCCCAGAAGTACGGGTCTTGCATCTCGATCGAAATCACGGGCAAACAGCTGCGTTCGATGCAGGATTTCGCCATGCCAAGGGCGAACTGATTGCCACGTTGGATGGAGATCTTCAATACGATCCAGCAGACCTTACCAAGCTCCTGCCCCTCACCAAAGATTACGATCTGGTCTGTGGCCGGCGCCAAAAACGACTGGACAATCTCATTCGACAAATTTCTTCACGGACCGCCTATTTGATTCGAAACGCCGTCATCCATGATGGCATTCATGACACCGGGTGCTCCCTAAAAATATTTCGACAATCCGTGATTAAGCGCATTGCTCTTTTTCACAACATGCATCGATTCTTTCCTGCACTCGCCAAAATGTATGGTTTTTCTGTTACCGAAGTTCCGGTGCAACATTTTCCGCGAGCCCATGGAACATCCAAATACGGCATTGGCAATCGCCTCTTTGCCGGTCTGTACGATCTCATCGCTGTCCGATGGATGCAAAAACGGTGTTTTCGTTATGAAATTGTGAACCACCAGACAAAATCCGCCGACCCTCCGCCCTCACAACTTCAATGA
- a CDS encoding class I SAM-dependent methyltransferase → MAAEAAATDDALPQLLGDFSPVDVWQVHMNQLFYALRGGQLRDLYQTFAAADYRLGFALAADYVARVQQREKSNPSAASRALIIMEWGAGNGNLAACFLDHVQALDAAGTLYPRVEYILVDSSEVVLESAKANPDLSKHQAKIRFEQAQVPDLKAFADGSLDRIICNEFWNESPTKLLLRKAGDIMEEHVRPNLKETRLKDFPDWPGFIHAFENIDVPTLKGLPVFLEDIVWEREYHKIEAKDVPFRRLITDFLKGIDEEVLVPANIGAALSLNEAKRLLASDAIGLSAFDAGTADLSVLNDPEKPCYNLLGGQFSFMVNFALLEDVANQVGGGKVNIEAQKEFVGRNLRTNVMSLMDVLASHPRLPEGDQWEVDRFILKTIGAINSAYQSPYERKIEFPIPPSLSEGHRKELQQLLDSFQSTGVPDTIAYLTEEEVMGVAGKLEELGYDRETLRAVLKAPAQPVDYFHFFFVPTA, encoded by the coding sequence ATGGCAGCTGAAGCAGCCGCAACCGATGATGCTCTTCCCCAACTTCTAGGCGATTTTTCGCCTGTTGATGTGTGGCAAGTTCACATGAATCAGTTGTTCTATGCTCTACGGGGTGGGCAGCTTCGTGATCTCTATCAAACCTTTGCCGCTGCCGATTACCGTTTGGGCTTTGCCCTCGCGGCGGATTATGTGGCGCGGGTGCAACAACGCGAGAAATCCAATCCTTCGGCAGCTTCCCGGGCTCTCATCATTATGGAGTGGGGAGCTGGCAATGGAAATCTGGCGGCCTGCTTTTTAGACCATGTCCAGGCCTTGGATGCTGCAGGTACTTTGTATCCTCGTGTCGAATATATTCTCGTCGATTCATCGGAGGTGGTACTCGAAAGCGCCAAAGCCAACCCCGATTTGTCCAAACATCAAGCGAAAATTAGGTTTGAGCAAGCGCAAGTGCCAGATTTGAAGGCCTTTGCCGATGGGTCGCTGGACCGAATTATTTGTAATGAATTTTGGAATGAATCTCCCACCAAGTTGTTATTACGAAAAGCCGGGGACATCATGGAGGAGCATGTACGTCCCAATCTGAAAGAAACGCGGTTAAAAGATTTTCCCGATTGGCCCGGGTTTATTCATGCATTCGAAAACATTGATGTGCCAACGCTCAAAGGGTTGCCAGTTTTTTTGGAAGACATTGTTTGGGAGAGGGAATATCACAAAATCGAAGCCAAAGACGTGCCGTTTCGTCGTCTCATCACCGATTTTTTAAAGGGAATTGATGAAGAAGTTTTAGTGCCCGCCAATATTGGTGCGGCATTATCGCTGAACGAAGCGAAACGGCTCTTGGCGTCCGATGCGATAGGGCTAAGTGCCTTCGACGCAGGGACCGCAGATCTCTCTGTATTAAATGATCCTGAAAAGCCGTGCTATAACCTCCTTGGTGGGCAATTTAGCTTCATGGTGAATTTTGCCCTCCTTGAAGATGTGGCCAATCAGGTAGGTGGTGGAAAGGTCAACATCGAGGCGCAAAAAGAATTTGTCGGGAGGAATCTTCGAACCAATGTGATGAGTTTGATGGATGTCCTGGCCTCACACCCGCGGTTGCCGGAAGGCGATCAATGGGAGGTAGATCGGTTTATCTTGAAAACGATTGGGGCGATTAACAGTGCCTACCAGAGTCCCTATGAGCGGAAAATCGAATTTCCGATTCCACCGAGTTTGTCCGAGGGACATCGAAAAGAGCTCCAACAACTTCTCGACAGTTTTCAATCAACAGGCGTGCCGGATACCATTGCGTATTTAACGGAAGAAGAAGTGATGGGGGTAGCAGGAAAATTAGAAGAGTTAGGTTATGATCGGGAGACTCTGCGGGCCGTTCTCAAGGCTCCGGCGCAACCCGTAGATTATTTCCATTTCTTTTTTGTCCCAACGGCATAA
- the tatA gene encoding twin-arginine translocase TatA/TatE family subunit yields the protein MIGSFGWMELLLILFIVLIIFGAGKIPQLGEGLGKAIKGFKKSVNEPDAMDVTPQPGQEGFEQGAPMSTQQVADQTAEQANVPPPQPAQPAQQPPAAEPQETRQG from the coding sequence ATGATTGGTTCGTTTGGTTGGATGGAACTCCTTCTCATTTTGTTTATCGTGCTCATTATTTTTGGGGCGGGTAAAATTCCGCAACTTGGAGAAGGATTAGGAAAAGCCATCAAAGGGTTCAAGAAATCTGTGAATGAACCAGACGCCATGGATGTCACGCCGCAACCTGGGCAAGAAGGTTTTGAGCAGGGGGCTCCTATGTCTACCCAACAGGTTGCCGACCAAACTGCGGAGCAAGCAAACGTGCCACCTCCTCAGCCTGCGCAACCTGCGCAACAGCCACCAGCGGCGGAACCTCAGGAAACCAGGCAAGGGTAA
- the tatA gene encoding twin-arginine translocase TatA/TatE family subunit, giving the protein MEILIILVIAFLLFGPKELPEIGKQVGKAVKGFKETADDLRQSVEPEINMIQQEVKMVEQDFESSIKEAEETVKGAGDSATSGINDGPKMG; this is encoded by the coding sequence ATGGAAATCTTGATCATTTTGGTCATTGCGTTTCTATTGTTCGGTCCCAAAGAACTTCCTGAAATTGGGAAGCAAGTTGGAAAGGCCGTCAAAGGATTCAAAGAGACGGCTGATGATCTTCGGCAGTCGGTTGAACCAGAGATCAACATGATTCAGCAAGAAGTGAAAATGGTTGAGCAAGATTTTGAGTCCTCAATTAAAGAGGCAGAGGAAACCGTCAAAGGCGCGGGAGATTCGGCAACATCAGGAATCAACGACGGACCAAAAATGGGGTAA
- a CDS encoding alginate export family protein produces the protein MKGFSNGLKWTTAAVLFVSMTAAPAFAAKTTPATDKKTDVPAVPRAIPDLIPYHKFDPPTSKMFDINNLNITGDIRVRPEFRNNTAFGTGGSIAVGANPSSTSQNNDFFVQQWVRLGFHYTISPDVVFFFQPQYSKNWGDASPAAGAGDPNASNGEGNDIFARQAFMLIRNFGVKNLTAKIGRQLVVWGNHRMFGHFDWNNVGWAFDGASLHYTVNPNISVETAWLRVREGECAGSGAGSCTGSAVTTGGGVPTGSGTAGDANIIFVRAPMKFAGVVLEPTWIWHDSGTGGALSGARPSNQSRHTIGGRVTTTQAISKVRVDVTGEGYYQFGEIGAPGLARLQDIEAYALHFDGGITLPVPMQPRIGGEFNIASGSSDANSCSTGTGTVANGGCNSDWRGFDQLFPTNHIHFGYMDRMAWKNMIHFAAGLQLRPTADSHLEITGHKFYLNETNDNWYQATQTVYITSPAGNQEDDLGSEIDVVYTMFFTPGNHVAWQIGGGVFFPGDFIDDNPQSGFNNVGVGNESWGYTQLWINW, from the coding sequence ATGAAAGGATTTAGCAACGGTCTCAAGTGGACCACGGCTGCTGTCTTGTTCGTATCGATGACAGCCGCTCCAGCTTTTGCCGCAAAAACCACACCGGCCACGGACAAAAAGACTGATGTCCCGGCCGTCCCACGTGCCATTCCGGATTTAATTCCGTATCACAAGTTCGATCCACCCACAAGCAAGATGTTCGACATCAACAACCTGAACATCACCGGGGATATTCGGGTACGCCCTGAGTTCAGGAATAATACCGCATTTGGTACGGGTGGTTCTATTGCGGTTGGGGCCAATCCGTCGAGTACCTCGCAAAACAATGATTTCTTTGTCCAGCAATGGGTTCGCCTTGGATTTCATTACACTATATCCCCGGATGTCGTATTTTTCTTTCAGCCCCAATATTCTAAAAACTGGGGAGATGCCTCTCCCGCGGCTGGTGCTGGGGACCCAAATGCTAGCAATGGTGAGGGTAACGACATTTTTGCGCGTCAAGCTTTCATGTTGATCCGAAACTTTGGTGTAAAAAATTTAACAGCCAAAATTGGTCGCCAATTAGTTGTATGGGGTAACCACCGCATGTTTGGTCATTTCGACTGGAACAATGTTGGTTGGGCCTTCGATGGTGCTTCATTGCACTATACCGTGAATCCAAACATTTCAGTCGAAACTGCGTGGTTGAGAGTGAGGGAAGGTGAGTGCGCTGGTTCCGGTGCCGGTTCTTGTACTGGTTCGGCTGTTACTACAGGAGGTGGTGTGCCTACCGGTAGTGGTACCGCTGGAGATGCCAACATCATTTTTGTTCGCGCTCCAATGAAGTTTGCAGGTGTGGTGTTGGAACCAACCTGGATTTGGCATGATAGTGGAACGGGTGGTGCTTTGTCAGGTGCCCGTCCGTCCAATCAATCTCGTCATACTATCGGTGGTCGGGTGACTACCACTCAAGCCATTTCGAAAGTCCGTGTCGATGTGACCGGTGAAGGGTACTACCAATTTGGAGAGATTGGCGCCCCTGGCTTAGCACGGTTACAAGACATTGAAGCTTATGCCCTGCATTTCGATGGAGGGATCACCCTTCCTGTGCCTATGCAACCGAGAATCGGTGGTGAATTTAACATCGCCTCAGGTTCTTCTGATGCAAATTCTTGTAGTACCGGTACTGGCACTGTGGCTAATGGTGGTTGTAATTCCGATTGGAGAGGTTTTGATCAATTGTTCCCGACGAACCATATTCACTTCGGGTACATGGACCGCATGGCCTGGAAGAATATGATTCATTTTGCGGCAGGCTTGCAGTTGCGACCGACTGCGGATAGCCACCTGGAAATCACCGGACACAAGTTCTATCTGAATGAAACCAATGACAACTGGTACCAGGCGACTCAGACTGTCTATATTACATCACCAGCCGGAAACCAAGAGGATGACCTTGGTAGTGAAATCGATGTGGTCTATACCATGTTCTTCACACCAGGAAACCATGTGGCTTGGCAAATTGGTGGTGGTGTGTTTTTCCCAGGTGACTTTATTGACGATAATCCCCAATCTGGATTTAACAATGTCGGGGTTGGCAATGAATCCTGGGGTTACACACAACTCTGGATTAACTGGTAA